The following are encoded together in the Methylorubrum sp. B1-46 genome:
- a CDS encoding rhamnan synthesis F family protein produces the protein MRFFFSKSKRKKLSLLKGTCLLDSEYYRANYGIGPYTSAEKHFLEIGWKLGFNPSPFFNTRYYLKLYNDVAQKKMNPLVHYLTNGGRELRRPSDDFDVQAYLAAHPTFSDSDKTPAEHCIITYGSFDWRAQQPHLPKVSNAAVNAFVRFFDPDYYISHNDDVAASGTDPLTHFVNHGQYEYRDPAPNFDTFYVQKFLKSALETQDSLINLLHKFDDVNSIKLQNDEAIQLDEAGATSTQSTIDNEPTLCVHVHCYYPELISEMIAGFRSLPAASTIVITTTSAADSEFIKNCLIKFRVEQQSIVRVVTNRGRDIAPFLIGCRDIWGKFDLVLHLHTKRSTHVYWGDDWRRYLLDQTLGSKQLVDKIIATFKFKPELGCLYPRNYYRIREFVAIENNKSSIRNHFRAVDLEGDATIQADYPAGSMAWYRTRSLSRLFDREITLQHFEDENHQVDLTFAHALERILPITVRKSGFQVRNYSTRFRQKLIPVDGVPSREVTEAVSASDWLRDSPRIARRAPVSYESLSSSFNRGRLDIQWILPSFSQAGAGGHMTIFRIVHYLEKFGHHQTIWFQNSVHFPNQAAAKRRIQDWYQPIGDRVHVRFLPDDVRQITGDVLIATDCWTAFPAAQVVNVKEKFYFIQDFEPSFHPMGELYMLADSTYSYGYSMLCAGKWLLNLMNARGAWARQWDLCADHNVYYPGVARTQVKNPLRIAFYARQYTPRRAVALGFAAFELLHRRGVNFHVDLFGEADLKIDYSFPHSQHGILSPQELSELYRSSDIGIVFSTTNYSLIPLEMMACGLPVVEIDNESTRAIFKKDEVYFAQPMPYSIADAITDLASNSLKRSAQRERGLNFVNDTSWERSAQSIEDAMIERLIEKGYKQAEPDRVATPAVISAMKATVFIPTYNAGPEFERVLEAVTTQVTDFKFDVLLIDSGSSDDTTSLAARYQHKNVRVEKIDKTEFQHGRTRNLGIERSAGQFVAVITQDACPSDRFWLSQLISGFDYGPRVAGVIGRHEAYPEHDPFTRRDIRDMFDNLAVLPKVLDREVGLPSYIYPGSRDWGMLMRFYSDNNSAISREVWKRHPYPEVEWGEDQLWAEEILRLGYQKAYVDSAVVYHSHSFSLGHQYSVSATEGRFWGKRFGIDLHPDVESSIASMNERDRAYALEMRISDALLKQRQLMNRATVQGRHFGYEESCR, from the coding sequence ATGCGCTTTTTTTTCAGCAAGTCTAAACGGAAGAAGCTCAGTTTATTGAAGGGCACGTGCCTGCTTGACTCTGAGTACTATAGAGCAAACTATGGCATCGGTCCATACACAAGTGCTGAAAAACACTTTCTTGAAATTGGATGGAAGCTGGGGTTCAATCCATCGCCATTTTTCAACACGAGGTATTATCTAAAATTATATAACGACGTTGCGCAAAAGAAAATGAATCCTCTGGTTCATTATCTCACCAACGGCGGAAGAGAGTTAAGGAGGCCCTCCGACGATTTCGATGTCCAAGCTTATCTTGCCGCTCATCCAACGTTCTCAGATTCTGATAAAACTCCGGCTGAACATTGCATAATCACATATGGCAGCTTCGACTGGAGGGCGCAGCAACCGCACTTGCCAAAAGTGTCAAACGCCGCAGTCAATGCATTCGTCAGATTTTTTGATCCTGATTATTATATCTCGCATAACGATGACGTGGCTGCAAGCGGTACCGACCCCTTAACCCATTTCGTTAATCATGGACAATACGAGTATCGCGATCCAGCTCCTAATTTCGACACGTTTTACGTTCAGAAGTTCCTAAAGTCTGCATTAGAGACTCAGGACAGTTTGATAAATTTGCTACATAAGTTCGACGACGTAAATAGTATCAAGTTGCAAAATGACGAGGCCATCCAATTAGATGAGGCGGGGGCGACTTCAACGCAATCCACCATCGACAACGAACCGACGTTATGCGTTCATGTCCATTGCTATTACCCGGAGTTGATTTCAGAGATGATCGCGGGATTCAGGAGTTTGCCCGCCGCGTCTACAATTGTCATCACCACCACTTCGGCGGCTGACAGCGAATTTATCAAAAATTGCTTGATCAAATTTCGTGTCGAGCAGCAATCAATTGTCCGTGTCGTTACAAATCGAGGTCGAGATATCGCCCCATTTCTGATTGGTTGTCGCGACATTTGGGGCAAATTCGATCTAGTCTTGCACCTACATACCAAAAGAAGCACGCATGTTTACTGGGGTGATGATTGGCGCCGGTATCTTCTTGATCAAACGTTGGGTTCAAAGCAGCTCGTCGACAAAATAATTGCGACATTCAAATTTAAACCTGAGTTAGGATGTCTTTATCCGAGGAACTATTACCGAATCAGAGAATTCGTTGCAATCGAAAACAACAAGTCTAGCATACGAAATCACTTCAGAGCAGTCGATCTCGAGGGTGATGCCACCATCCAGGCTGATTATCCAGCTGGTTCAATGGCCTGGTACCGTACGAGAAGCCTCTCTCGCCTGTTTGATCGAGAAATCACGCTACAGCATTTCGAAGATGAAAATCACCAGGTCGACCTAACCTTCGCGCACGCTTTGGAGCGTATTCTGCCGATTACGGTTCGTAAATCGGGCTTCCAAGTTCGTAATTATAGCACTCGGTTCCGTCAGAAACTTATACCTGTCGACGGTGTGCCGAGCCGAGAGGTTACAGAGGCCGTAAGCGCTTCGGATTGGTTGCGAGATAGCCCTCGCATCGCACGAAGGGCTCCGGTCTCATATGAAAGTCTTAGCTCGTCATTCAATCGCGGTCGATTGGACATCCAATGGATCCTACCATCGTTCTCACAAGCTGGGGCGGGGGGGCATATGACAATCTTCCGCATAGTGCATTATCTCGAGAAGTTTGGGCACCACCAAACGATCTGGTTTCAGAATTCCGTGCACTTCCCCAATCAAGCTGCAGCAAAGCGCAGAATTCAGGATTGGTATCAACCGATAGGTGATAGGGTCCACGTTCGTTTCCTGCCAGACGACGTGCGTCAGATCACCGGAGACGTCTTGATCGCTACTGATTGTTGGACTGCTTTTCCAGCGGCGCAAGTTGTCAACGTCAAGGAGAAATTTTACTTTATTCAAGACTTTGAGCCATCATTTCATCCGATGGGTGAGCTGTATATGCTCGCTGATTCGACATACAGCTATGGGTACTCCATGCTTTGTGCTGGGAAGTGGCTGTTAAATCTTATGAATGCGCGAGGTGCTTGGGCGCGTCAGTGGGACTTATGTGCCGATCACAATGTTTATTATCCGGGCGTAGCAAGAACCCAAGTCAAAAATCCCCTACGTATCGCGTTCTATGCTCGTCAATATACGCCGCGACGTGCTGTAGCGCTCGGATTTGCTGCATTTGAACTTCTTCATAGAAGGGGCGTGAATTTTCATGTGGACCTCTTTGGTGAGGCAGACCTGAAAATCGATTATAGCTTTCCCCATTCGCAGCACGGCATTCTCAGTCCACAAGAGCTAAGCGAGCTGTATCGTTCGAGCGATATCGGTATTGTATTCTCAACGACAAATTACTCACTCATTCCTCTCGAGATGATGGCTTGTGGTTTGCCAGTAGTCGAAATAGATAATGAAAGTACGCGGGCTATATTCAAGAAAGACGAGGTATATTTCGCGCAGCCGATGCCATATAGTATTGCAGACGCTATCACCGACCTTGCATCAAATAGCCTTAAGAGAAGCGCCCAACGCGAACGCGGTTTAAATTTTGTAAATGATACATCGTGGGAGCGAAGTGCACAGTCCATCGAAGACGCTATGATCGAGCGGTTGATCGAAAAAGGGTACAAGCAGGCTGAACCCGATCGTGTCGCGACGCCGGCGGTCATCAGCGCGATGAAAGCCACGGTTTTCATACCGACTTACAACGCTGGGCCAGAATTCGAGCGGGTCCTTGAAGCAGTGACGACACAAGTAACCGACTTCAAATTTGACGTATTGTTGATTGATAGTGGGTCTTCCGATGATACAACTTCATTGGCTGCTCGTTACCAGCATAAGAATGTTCGCGTCGAAAAAATCGATAAAACTGAGTTTCAGCACGGAAGGACACGCAATCTCGGCATTGAGCGATCCGCTGGTCAGTTCGTCGCTGTCATCACGCAAGATGCGTGTCCAAGCGATCGCTTTTGGTTGTCGCAGTTAATTTCAGGGTTCGATTACGGGCCGAGAGTAGCCGGTGTAATCGGTCGCCATGAAGCTTATCCCGAGCATGACCCCTTCACGAGAAGAGACATTCGTGACATGTTCGACAATCTCGCAGTGCTCCCTAAGGTACTAGATCGTGAGGTAGGTCTTCCATCGTATATATATCCTGGAAGTCGGGACTGGGGTATGTTGATGCGATTCTATTCGGACAACAATTCCGCTATTTCGCGTGAGGTATGGAAGCGGCATCCTTATCCCGAAGTCGAGTGGGGTGAGGATCAGCTCTGGGCCGAAGAAATCTTGCGCCTTGGCTATCAGAAAGCATATGTCGACAGTGCTGTCGTTTATCATTCGCATTCCTTTAGTCTCGGTCATCAATACTCTGTTTCCGCTACTGAAGGGCGATTCTGGGGCAAGCGTTTCGGTATCGATTTGCATCCAGACGTAGAGTCTTCGATCGCTTCCATGAATGAGCGAGATCGTGCATATGCTCTGGAAATGAGGATCAGCGACGCCTTGCTCAAGCAAAGACAGCTGATGAATCGTGCAACAGTGCAGGGTCGGCATTTCGGATATGAGGAAAGTTGTCGCTGA